The Desulfatibacillum aliphaticivorans DSM 15576 DNA window CGCCGTCCCCCTGAAAAAAAAAGGAGGCCCCATTTTTCCGGGCCTCCCTTTGGCGTGCGGCGGATTCGCCGATTTATTCGTAAATTTTTTCGTCCGGAGCTTCGGCTTCCTCGGCGTCCAACTCCATGTCCCGAACTATGTTAGCCTGCTTGGATTTATAGAAATCCTTGTACCATTCGTGGGCGATGACCATGGACATGACTTCGTTGGAGCCGGTCCAGATGGTCGCCAGACGCAGATCCCGGTACATCCTCTCCACGGGGAACACGTTGGTGTAGCCAATGCCGCCCATGACCTGCATGGCGTTGTGAACCACCTTCTGGCAGGATTCGGTGACGAACTTTTTGGTTTCCGAAACCATGCGGCGGGTTTGCCCGGCATACGGGGCTATGTCCGCAGAGCGGCCCGTGGTGTATACCAATGACCGGCAGGCGTCCAGAAGCATGGCGGCTTCGGCGATCTGAAAATTGACGCCCTGGAAATTATTGATAGTCTGGCCGAAGGCTTTGCGCCGGGTGGTGTAGCCCGTGGCTACATCCAGGGCCGGCCTGGCGGACCCGATGGTCATGGCGGCCGTGCCCAGGCGCTCGGGAATCATCATGGTGGTGAAAACCGGATAGGCGCCGTGCACCTTGCCCACCACGTTTTCCTTGGGCACCTTCACGTCCTTGAACACAATGCGGCCTGCGCCGCCGCCGCGGCAGCCCATGAGCCCGTAAAGATATTCCACGTTCACGCCGGGGCCGCGATCCACAATCAGGCAGGAAAGGGATTCCTGGGGCTTGGCATCGGGGTTGGTCTTGGCGTAGACCAGGAAATAATCCGCGCCCTCGGCGCCCACGATAAAGCGCTTCTGGCCGTTCAGGATGAAGTGGTCCCCCTTGTCCACCGCCGTAGTGGTTGCGCCGAAAAAGTCCGATCCGCCCCGGGGCTCGGTCAGGCATTCCGCCGCAAAAATGTCGCCGGCCAGCAACGGCTTGACGTATTTTTCCTTTTGCTCGTCCGTGCC harbors:
- a CDS encoding acyl-CoA dehydrogenase family protein, with product MFDFLLNEEEIKARDEAREFVKTIPRQMILDMDADKIKFPKEFLQEAGRRNLLGVRHPKEWGGRGMSWAGSAAVVEEIGTLGYIFSCTFGVGADLVCDAICLHGTDEQKEKYVKPLLAGDIFAAECLTEPRGGSDFFGATTTAVDKGDHFILNGQKRFIVGAEGADYFLVYAKTNPDAKPQESLSCLIVDRGPGVNVEYLYGLMGCRGGGAGRIVFKDVKVPKENVVGKVHGAYPVFTTMMIPERLGTAAMTIGSARPALDVATGYTTRRKAFGQTINNFQGVNFQIAEAAMLLDACRSLVYTTGRSADIAPYAGQTRRMVSETKKFVTESCQKVVHNAMQVMGGIGYTNVFPVERMYRDLRLATIWTGSNEVMSMVIAHEWYKDFYKSKQANIVRDMELDAEEAEAPDEKIYE